A window of the Bacillota bacterium genome harbors these coding sequences:
- a CDS encoding Hsp20/alpha crystallin family protein: WGAPAPLDWGRVWIDPVRRLWEHGARAFGAASYPALDLYDRGDEVVIEADLPGVQPDDVEVEVTDHHLRIRGQVRRTEERQEAGVYRQERRFGSFMRTVALPEDVDPERATASFRHGVLQLRLPKKEGRRRRIPIDREG, encoded by the coding sequence CTGGGGGGCCCCTGCCCCGCTCGACTGGGGAAGGGTCTGGATCGACCCGGTCCGCCGCCTCTGGGAACATGGCGCCCGCGCCTTTGGCGCAGCCTCCTACCCCGCTCTGGACCTGTACGACCGGGGCGACGAGGTGGTGATTGAGGCGGACCTCCCGGGCGTCCAACCGGACGACGTGGAGGTCGAGGTGACCGACCACCACCTCCGCATCCGGGGACAGGTGCGCCGCACCGAGGAGCGCCAGGAGGCCGGCGTCTACCGGCAGGAGCGCCGCTTCGGGTCGTTCATGCGCACCGTGGCGCTCCCCGAAGACGTGGATCCCGAACGCGCCACCGCGTCCTTCCGCCACGGGGTTTTGCAGCTTCGCCTCCCGAAAAAGGAAGGGCGCCGGCGCCGTATTCCCATTGACCGCGAGGGCTGA